GGATCGCTGGCGCGCCCTGGCCGAGGGCTTCGACATGCACGTCGCCAAGCCGGTGAACGCCTCGCGGTTGCTCTCGGTGGTGGCGTCGCTCGTCTCCACCCGACCCGCCTGACGGTCCCGGAAGGCATCAGGCTGCCGTACCCATGAGCTTCTCAGGGGCCGCGTCGTGGAAGCGGCATCTCGTTGAGGACGAGCCAGTACATGCCGAGCTGCCGCACCGCCTCGAAGAAGGAGGTGACGTCCACCGGCTTGTGCACGAAGCTGTTGACCCCGAGCTGATAGCTGTCCACCAGATCCCTCTCCTCCTTGGAGGAGGTGAGGACGACCACGGGCAGGGTCCGGGTCTGCTCGTGGGCGCGGATGCGCCGCAGCACCTCCAGCCCGTCGATGCGCGGCAGGTGGAGATCCAACAGGATGACCTGGGGCCGGATGTCCGGATTCCTGTTCGCGTGCTTGCCCTGGATGAAGAGGTAGTCGATCGCCTCGGCCCCATCGCGCACGACGACCACCGGGTTGTGGATGTTGCTCTTGCGGAAGGCTCGCAGGGTCATCAGCTCGTCGTCGGCGTTGTCCTCGACGAGCAGGATGATGCGTTGGCTGGGATCATACATGGGGGGGGGTCCTCGGGGATTCGGGAGCGGGTGGGCGACTGGCGTGCTGTCCGGCGGGCGCGTGGAGGGTGAAGTAGAAGGTGGCGCCCTGTCCCACGCGCCCCTCGCCCCAGACGTCTCCTCCGTGGCGCTGGATGATGCGCTGCACGGTGGCGAGCCCCACGCCATTGCCCTCGAACTCCTGCTGGGTGTGCAGCCGCTGGAACACGCCGAAGAGCTTCTTCTGGTACTCCATGTCGAAGCCGTCCCCGTTGTCCCGGACGAAGTAGACGCGCGGGCCCTCCCGTGGCGGGAGGGTGCCGAACTCGATCTCCGCCACCTCCCGGCCCCGGGAGAACTTCCAGGCATTGCCCAGCAGGTTCTCCAGCATCGCACCCAGCAACTGGGCGTCCCCGCGGTCCACCAGCCCTTCCTGGATGTGGAAGCGCGCGGTGCGCTGGGGCTGCCAGCGCTGGAGCTGCTCGCGGATGGTGTGCGCCAGGGTGGACAGGTCGACGTCCGTCTCGATGAACTCGGTGCGGTTGACGCGCGAGAGCGAGAGGATGCCGTCGATGAGATCGGCCATGCGCCGCGAGGCGGCGCGGATGCGCTGGACGTAGTCCAGGCCGGTGGCATCCAGCTTGTCCGCGCAGTCCTCCGTCAGCGCGAGGGTGAAGTTGGAGATGCTGCGCAGGGGGGTGCGCAAGTCATGCGCCACGGAGTAGGCGAAGGCCTCCAGCTCGCGATTGGAGAACTCGAGCTGGGCGGTGCGCTCGGCGATGCGGCGCTCCAACTGCGCATTGAGCTGGTGCACCTGCTGCTCGGCCTCGCGCCGGTGGCGGATGTCGATGACGATGGCCAGCGAGCCCTCGTAGCTGCCGCCCTCGTCGTTGAGCGGGCAGGTGGAGATCATGGTCCAGATGTGCGTTCCATCCTTGTGCAACATCTTGAACTCATTGATGAGGACGGTCTGTCCCTGGCGCTGCACCTCGATGGTCTCCTGGGTGCGGCGGACTTCCTCCTGCCCGAGGAACTCGTAGAGGTCCCTGCCGATGATTTCCTCGGGCGTGTAACCCAGCAGCTCGGCCGCGAAGCGGTTGACGTAGGTGACGCGCCGGGCGCCGTCGATCATCCAGAGGCCCTCCTGGGCGGCCTCCACGATGCGCTGGAAGCGCAGCTCGGTGCGACGCCGCTCGGCCTCGGCCAGACGCTGCTCGTGGATGTCTCGCACGTAGAGCACGGCGCCCAGGTGTTTTCCCTGGCGGTCGCGGATGGGTCTGGCGCTCACGTGGATGTACCGGCCTTCCGGGATGGCTCGGTTGCGCACGAAGAGCTCCTCCTCGGCGGCCTCCTCGGTCTGGAAGGCGCGGTGCATCGGGAGCCGCTCGGAAGGGCACAGCGTCCGCGTGTCCGGGAGGAAGAGCCCGTACTCCTCGCTCCAGTCGTCCGGGGCGGGGTCCGTGGGCGAGATGCCGAGCAGTTTGTGGCACTGCTCATTCATGTAGAGCCGGCGGCCCGTCGTGTCGACGACGGACATGCCCTCGGAGGCGCTGTCGAGGATGGCGCGCAGCATGTCCAGGTATTCG
Above is a window of Cystobacter fuscus DNA encoding:
- a CDS encoding response regulator — translated: MYDPSQRIILLVEDNADDELMTLRAFRKSNIHNPVVVVRDGAEAIDYLFIQGKHANRNPDIRPQVILLDLHLPRIDGLEVLRRIRAHEQTRTLPVVVLTSSKEERDLVDSYQLGVNSFVHKPVDVTSFFEAVRQLGMYWLVLNEMPLPRRGP
- a CDS encoding PAS domain-containing sensor histidine kinase → MTIPSFTMTSPDEMATLLFQVEYLDMLRAILDSASEGMSVVDTTGRRLYMNEQCHKLLGISPTDPAPDDWSEEYGLFLPDTRTLCPSERLPMHRAFQTEEAAEEELFVRNRAIPEGRYIHVSARPIRDRQGKHLGAVLYVRDIHEQRLAEAERRRTELRFQRIVEAAQEGLWMIDGARRVTYVNRFAAELLGYTPEEIIGRDLYEFLGQEEVRRTQETIEVQRQGQTVLINEFKMLHKDGTHIWTMISTCPLNDEGGSYEGSLAIVIDIRHRREAEQQVHQLNAQLERRIAERTAQLEFSNRELEAFAYSVAHDLRTPLRSISNFTLALTEDCADKLDATGLDYVQRIRAASRRMADLIDGILSLSRVNRTEFIETDVDLSTLAHTIREQLQRWQPQRTARFHIQEGLVDRGDAQLLGAMLENLLGNAWKFSRGREVAEIEFGTLPPREGPRVYFVRDNGDGFDMEYQKKLFGVFQRLHTQQEFEGNGVGLATVQRIIQRHGGDVWGEGRVGQGATFYFTLHAPAGQHASRPPAPESPRTPPHV